AACCTGTTAACATAGTCCTTCCTCTTTGGTGGGAAGAAAACAAATCAGAATCTTATATGCTACAGTTTTGagattgattttctctcccttgtTTTACTTTCCGTTTCCATGTCAGTCCGTTCTTCTACTGAGCATAAAATAGGGAAGATcagcacccaagggtgtggcctagcgGCTAGCAGTAAGGAATGGGCATGAGAGATCAAGGTTCAAATCCCATCAGAGCAGCAAAATACCTTatgtgatttctttccatttgtaAGCCCTGGTGGATAGAGTTAGGCATCACCTTGAGCCAATCTTATTCAATGGATTATGACTTCTTCACTTAAGCGTTCTATCGAATTTTCATTGATGGACTAGTGGACTCATTCGACTCATCTAGTGGATTAGTTGAGGTGCACACAAGCAAGTGGGATACCCCtgttatttaaaaataaaggaaCATCAAGATAAAAGGGAAGAAATTGGATCGATCCTCCTACATGCTAGTTTGAACGATGatgatcctctctctctctctctctgtgtttTTTATATGTCAATCTCCTGTTATACTTGGCAGAAAATGGGGCATTTTGGAGAACACTTTACAATTGGCATGTTTATTTCACAAGGTTTTACTGATTACAAACAAaatttacaaggtttggcactttGGTTAAATATTTCTTGGGACAAGCCAATAGTATAGGCAGGTGGGCAGCTCTCTCTACTATCTCTCTAAGACATTATTTTTTGTGTGTTGTTTTATTCTAATAGTCTCTACTCCATTCTATTATATGAAAATAAAATGTAAGGAATTGAAGTAACCTGTATCAGCTTTGTGTCTTTGCTTCAGAAAAATTGAAGTGGCCCGTATTTTACTCCACTAGGGCAAGGACATATTTCAGTCGCACTTACTAATAGAATATAAAAAGAAGAGAGCACATGGCAACGGATGCCACATATTTGTTTTGTAAAGAAATTGCTGTGACTCTTCGTCTTCTGGACGTTTCTTTTTTCAACGGGGAAAATGATTTGGCTTAAGCACTTCATAACTTTTATGTACTTGCATACGTATTTAGTCCTATTTTATACACTTATTATGTGTTTGCATTTTAgactctttttcctctttttgcaGGTTATATCAGAAATAATTGAAACCTGCCGAGCTCATGATTTTACAGATGTAATTTTGGTCCATGAGCATCGTGGTGTGCCTGATGGTATTATCATTAGCCATCTGCCATTTGGTCCAACTGCTTACTTTGGATTGCTCAATGTGGTAAGTGGTCTTACTCTTCCCTTATATAGTTCCAGAAGTCTTATGCTGGCTGTGAAGAGTTGCAGATGATGTCCTCATTTAACCATTTTCATGCAGGTCACGAGACATGATATAAAGGACAAAACATCTATTGGAACCATGCCGGAGGCGTACCCACATCTGATTTTTGACAAATTGTCAACAAAGGTTACACCTAACATCCTTTTTTGATGAAGAGTAAAACCTATCATTTTTTTCATGCATTTCCAATGGACTTGCTAAACATATTAACAAAAGAAACAAGATGTTATCTCCATATTAAAGTTTATAGCTTCACAATGGCTCCCAGTTGGTGACATATTGACATCAAGAGTTTTTAATTTGGTCGCTTATGTCTGCAAACAATCCAATCCTAGAAGTTTTAATTATATATGAATGTCTGGAGTCTTTGTATTCTTAGTGTAGCATCTAATATACTGTTCTATACTAACCAGGAGTATTTTGATCATGCAGCTTGGTGAGAGGACAGTTAACATCCTAAAGCATTTGTTTCCAGTACCCAAGCCTGATACAAAACGTATTATCA
This DNA window, taken from Nicotiana tabacum cultivar K326 chromosome 4, ASM71507v2, whole genome shotgun sequence, encodes the following:
- the LOC107775353 gene encoding uncharacterized protein LOC107775353 isoform X3 produces the protein MNRGGQVISEIIETCRAHDFTDVILVHEHRGVPDGIIISHLPFGPTAYFGLLNVVTRHDIKDKTSIGTMPEAYPHLIFDKLSTKLGERTVNILKHLFPVPKPDTKRIITFANQSDYISFRHHIYEKHGGPKSIELKEVGPRFELRLYQIKLGTMDQDEAQTEWVIRPYMNTSKKQKFLGD
- the LOC107775353 gene encoding uncharacterized protein LOC107775353 isoform X2; the encoded protein is MGRDTNATKKDPKILLTTSRNPSAPLTQFVKELKIVFPNAQRMNRGGQVISEIIETCRAHDFTDVILVHEHRGVPDGIIISHLPFGPTAYFGLLNVVTRHDIKDKTSIGTMPEAYPHLIFDKLSTKLGERTVNILKHLFPVPKPDTKRIITFANQSDYISFRHHIYEKHGGPKSIELKEVGPRFELRLYQALASVS